Within the Telopea speciosissima isolate NSW1024214 ecotype Mountain lineage chromosome 4, Tspe_v1, whole genome shotgun sequence genome, the region ATTCATAATAATTCACTGAtgccttccttccttccttccttacTGAGGAGTGGAGGAGTGGAGGAGTGGAGGAGCTGTCTAGGTCTGACGGCGACTTTCATTTTATCTCCTATTCCCCTGGCTGTCCACGGCCTGCCTGCCCGAGCATGCATGTGGTGTGGGGATGTGAAGCTGAAGCACAGACTACTACGGCTGGCAGAGTCCATAGACTCAGAGAGAGAAACTGGATCTCTCTCCCGTCGTTTTCCGCTGCTCGCCCAGTTCTGGAAAAAGTCGGCCACATATGTATATACATGGTGTCGGATGCTTCAGTTATTATTGTTGctgttcatcatcatcatttcttCTACTtcctctacttcttcttcttctctactgtataaataaataaataaataaataaaaaaaaaggtctgAAGGATCTAAATCTGAACACATCTCGCGTTCCGGACGGCACGCGCGGTCTCAGGCCTCGTCAGTCAGAGTACTGTAGGGACCGTAACTTAAGTAACGACAATTAAACGGAGAAAATTGTATTTTTCTCTCCGTGACTCTGTGAGGGGAGGGTTTCAgatctctccccccccctccccccccccgcCCCACCCACCCAACTACCCTGTCCACGTTTCCATCTCCGTTTCTGATCAAACACGGTTTTCCTTTTCTcaacccttctttttcttgctttcCCCTTTCTCCCTCAACtatcatttttctctctctctctctctctctctctagtacCAAGGGTAAAGGTTGAGTAATGCAAACAGAACCAAAGCCAAGGACCACCGTAGATAATAAAAGCAAATACAGAACAGGGAGTGCAACAATATATCGAGGGTtgtaccaaaataaccctactTCCTTTAATGTTAGACGTTGTTACAGAATAATTAATATGATTTCTGTTAATATGACAAGTGGGACCATATATGAACGCAGACCAAAAAAAGACCATATATGAACGAAAAACAGGTGGACCCCTCgttcttctacttttttttttttttttttacagcatTGAATGGACGTTTGGATTTCAACATCAATTTCGCAGAAGTTGTCTGTTGTTAACATGTACATGTCCTTGTGGTTATGTCTCTCACATAATACTGATCTCTCCATCATGGGAATGTGAATGTGAATGGGAATGGGGAATGGAATGTCTGCCCCACAGTGCGTGCGTTCATATGTTATAGAACATTGCTAGGGTTCCATCAAATTGATTAAAGCCACACCATTTCCaatttgtttcagttttttttttccctttctttctaaGTTTAATTGCCAATTTGCTAATGTTTACTCATATCAAAGGATGATCACATGGTGTGGATGGAAGTGGCGGAtctttggtagtagaagagaaTTAGTGGGGTGGCAACATGTAGGGGGCAAGGGCAGGTTGGTGTGGAACGGGGAGCTGgtgagggagaagagagggaggggaagggagaggagggggaaattacattaaatatatatatatatatatagtaataaATATAAGGAAGCAGAATATCTGTAGATGGACAAATGATCTCAACCTTTTCCTTCCATTGTCTGATGGGCTCTCACCTGCCACGGTACTACCTGCATCCCCATACCAACCGGATACACTTTCACAATCTTTTTACCAAGATTTAGACACTCATGACACCTGTATCATCATCTCGGATGGGAGTTTTTGTCCCAGAAGTTCCTTTGGTGGATGGGTTTCCTAATCATTTATAACAAAAATTTCTTGGCTTCATCTATGTGCCGTGGAAATGTAGGATCAGCACAAGAAGTGGAGCTGCGAAGACTCCAAGTAGGACTCCAAAGGATACTTTCATTGGAATGCAAACATATAATTGCATGGACAGACTCACAAGAGCTTGTGGACTAGCTGCAACACCAAGCGGACTACCCTTGGCCATTCCAGCTGTTTACTTGGCTTTTTGATATCTCCCACCTTATTACATTCCATGGTTCTGTAAGTATACTAAAACAACCTAGGACTTATATTGCACCAGTAGACAAAATTGCTAAATATGCTAGAATACATCAATACTCTACGGACAATATCAATTCTACTGTAAGTATAATGTTTGACTaattaagttttctttttcaccaaaaaaaaaaaataaaaaataaggaagcAAATTTCTGAAAGGCATCCTAGCACTATAGTTCATGCGTCAACACAAGAGCCAATGGGAACACACATGAAAGCATCAACAGGGGTGGGATTTATGCCTTTCATGTGGGTGATAAATCTCCTATCCCTAGACATaagccacactctcggacattATTATTATGCAAAAACTATTTCTCATGGCACACTAGTAAGCTTATCAAATCAGACATTTTTATTATGCCACATCAAATGATGATCCGACAATTGAATCAAATATTTTTTCCATGCATGTTGGTGCGTGCCTATAGTATTCCGATCACTAGTATGCACTCTCTTATAATTCTAACATTTGAAAACTCTATTTCGCCACTTGACAAAATTAATTTGACTGAAATGTTGATATCTGAGTAACAAATCTTGGAGTCGTACACTCTTACCTACCCATAAAATTGGGTTCCATCCAATCTGCATCAAGACAGATATTAGGTATGATTTGATAAGTTTGGCCACCTGGTCTGAaaatttttttatccttttgttaTAATTATTAGGGAataagatctctacttggtggagTTTCCTAGGCCTTCTTTTGtgcttattattatttttaatggtttaattacaaaatattattattttagcaATATTATGATGCTATATTAATTAGTACAATTATGAGTTTGAGGCCTACAATTAAATACTTAACTTtagtataaatttttttttacctcttATGCTTCTACTATGTTATATTAAATTTCAGATTAgaataatcaaaatcaaaatttttttgggtatagtATTTACATGTAACATCATGTAACCCTACACACACCTACAACCTATGACCAATATTGTGCCACATGAACCTTCCTTGGGCTTAattgaatcgttatcccctccaattctctgccactccccttattagaggaattgaaggaattgaagaTACCCGCAAATTGAAGTTGATAATTATTCGATCTTAACTTATTAATTCACCCAAGAATTTGGAAATTAAAATGAGATTTTCAAATAGCTAACAAAAATATGCCCCCCCGTGCAAAAGATCATCATAAGCCATAAGTCAATAACACATGCACTACACTACACGTGTGATTAAATTTAACTTTGGGGCTTCAAGGACACCCAGCAAGTCTTTTAATTGTACCCTTTGGCCTAAACCACCACCACACGTACGGGAGCAATCATTTTGCATATTTGCCGGTGAgattaaataatattttgatcAGAAATGGCTAAATTCAAGCCTTAAGTTTCGGACACTTCCTTTCCACTTGGGACATCATCTTTACACGTATTTCCACGTGATAAGCTTTTCTGCTTGAACTCGTAATCATTGTCTTTGAACgcacatcttcatcttcttctaatacaaaccctaaaaataagaattttttgggggtaaaataCTAAACCCTTGTAGGAAACTTaggatccgtttacatccctatatgTATGACAATTattctatttcaaaaaaattggttCAGAGTCAGAATcgattttttctatttctgaatGTTTGAAGTAATTCTGtaccaacaaatgttgtatggtaaatctaataaaaaattatttatgcTATTATAGAGAAACAGAAACATGTATGGATTGCCATTTTAAGACCCTTAAGGAATCTCACAACAGGGACGAGCTCAACCACCACACTCGCATGAAGCACTTGAGGGTAATTCTTCACAAACTTTCTGAGTTTCGCTCTTGGAATACCACTCTTCtccaaataacctaaaacatGGATCATATTCTTCTGAACACTACACCCTAGCATCAACGGGTACTCATTGATGTGATTGATCGTTAGCCCTAGCTTCTGGAGGAACTCAACTCTCTCCTTCATCACTTCAATCGTTGATGGTACCTCCAAGTGCTCTAACTCATCTAGAATTATTCCCAAACTCTTCAAGTAATCGCAGATGATAACGTAAGACACCAACTTCTCCTTTCGGCTAGGGAGTCGTGAAGCTTTTTACTTGGTCAAGAATCGCAGATCGGGAGTTGCAACCATTGTTCTTCGCTTCCTAGGAGATGAATGGGGCTCGACGGGTTATGTTTCATGTTTTGatggaaaatttaaaaaatgctCCTTGTTAACTTAAGTAGAAGTTGTTTCTCCGATTTTTTGTAGAACCAATTCTAAGAAGTGAGAACCTTgaatttggtgtttctcaaaaccctgCCAGAATCTGTTATATCACCCGGTccttttcaaaaaatcacagaaaCGGACAGGACAATACATACATAATCTATTTCAATCTGCCCCGAGAATCAGAAAAAGCGccaaaatcaattttttggAAAGTTACGGTATAGATCCTTACAAACCCTCAAGAATATATACTGCCACTTGTTTTGAAGGTTCAACCACCACCCTAGGGTTCATAAAATCCCTATAAGATTTAAGTATGTTTCCAAAAATCCCTAATACTCACTCGTGCCAATCCTTCAACTGATCATCTACCATTCACCgcggctgaaggaaaactcagtcctatCTATTAATACGATTGTTCGTAAAACTCATAAAGCATTTCCTTCCTAATATAACTTTCCTCAATACTTTATGGGGAGAGGGATGGACAATGGACATGTATACGAGACTAGATCATGTCCTTGTAGTATCGTCCAAGGCCCTCTAGGGccagtcacatggaatccactgtgggacccacaagaggagtggattccatgtgactggCCGTGGAGGGCTTTGgatggtacttgtacaaggacatgatccacGCTCCATAGCTCCATGTATGCCATGTTTATAGGTATTAGGAAAAGAGTTTTGATGGATCATGACTGTATATAGGTAGGACACATTAAATGAGTACGTAGAAATGTATGTAAGGTGACATGTATTAGAGTCCGGCTCAGTTCCTCGTACAAGGACACCCATTGGGACATAAGCACCATCCATATGGAATCCACTGCCCCTTTTGGATTCCATGTGGATGGTGCTCAGGTCCCAAGGAATGTCCTCGTACAAGGACCAGAGCCACACTCCATGTATTAGGTCATCGTATGCCGGTCttaatttttctttactttttataataaaaaaaaagaaaaattatctcTAAGTTGCTAGGGTTTGTGAAGAATGTGTTCACAAGCATGTATGTGTTAGGTGCCAACTCTTGTCCCTTTTGCTTCCATATATACCTGTCTTTACCCTTTATAAATGACAGGAAGTGTAATAGGTGTTGGCACCTAACATGGACGTGCATGTGGACTCTCCTCTTGTTTATGAGTTGGTGTAGAATACACAATGGCAGCTCAAAGAATCCTTGCCCtaaaaaaaaactgttattCTAGTCGGAGAAAATTTCCCATGCACCCAATGTATTATGTGCTCTCTTGctcatattttttaaaaaaaagtttctctttcttcttttgaccATGTAGAATATATGTGGATGAAACTATTTTGTGTGCCGCCATTGATATGACGTGAGAGATTTTCCCTACACTGACAACATGGCGAACCAACCCTCTTCCTGTTTTAAATCTTCTTTAAATATAGGAGTCTCAGTTCTTCTCAGCACCTACTTCCAACCCAAAATTTCCATAAATTTCTTAACCAAAATCATCTTAGAATAAAATGTAGCAGCACTTCTCATAAAAACTAAAAACCCAAGTATTTAAATTAGAAATACATGCATGCATTGACAAGAACACCCTTCACCCTTTCTCAAGATGCCTGAGGAGTCCCTGCCTAACAccccttttttctttaaattatattaaaacaaaagaaataccctttaatgtaaataaatgaaaagaaagctCTTGTTTTGTTCCAATGTTTTTGACCCAAGAATAGTAAAAAGGGGTGGGAAGTGTTTTAATGATTAATTCGTTAATATTTCTGGTTGTTGTCATTTGAAATCATGAGAGTAATAATGTGGTCTTCCTCTTACCAATAgtaaatttttgttttccataaTAGAAAAAAGTATGATCAGAAAGGGGTAGATTGGGAAACATGGATTTGGGTTTACAGCCAAAACCACTTACAGCCAAAAACTTCAAAACTACTTTTCAGGACAGATAAGTGGTTTCTTTCTGGACCTTCTCATTCCATATCTCTATATTAAAGCTCCAAACCTCCAATCCTTCTATTCTTTTTCAGTTTGCACTCAAGAAaatttggccaaaaaaaaaataaaaatccatccaAAGTTCCAAACAGCGCGCAAACTCAACTTACAAAGGCAAGGAGGAGTGAGTACTAAACTTATTACTTTCTTAGTTtctttacccctttttttttctagcCCCTTCCAcataaaactcaaaaaagaagAGTACTCACCCATCTttgcttttcttgttttggattttgttgTAGATcttacaaagaaagagaaaattgaaAGATGATTCAAGAGCTGTTTGGTGGAGGCGCAACAACACTTGTAAGAGAGAGGAATATCTCCATAaatggaattttagaaggtTCATCCTCACCTTcaccatctccttcttcttctgcaaacaCAATAACCACAGCTGCAACTACAACAGCAACTCCAAATACTACTGCTGCTACATCATCATCAACCTCACAATCTTTAGATCACCAAAATTTGAGGTGCCCAAGATGTGATTCTTCCAACACTAAATTCTGTTACTACAACAACTACAATCTCACCCAACCTCGCCATTTCTGCAAGACTTGCCGACGTTATTGGACTAAAGGTGGTGCACTCCGTAATGTACCAATCGGCGGCGGTTGCCGGAAGAACAAGAACAGCAGTGTTTCGATCTCCACCGGAAAATCTAGCGGCGGTAAAGTGAAGACGGCGTCGGATATAGTAAAGGGGAATATTGGATGTAGTTTTGATCATGAGCCTCATTCCAACAACCCTATTTTATGGGCTTCTCCACAGAATTCTCAATTGTTGGCCTTACTGAAAGCCTCCCAGAACCCTAATCCGATGGGATCACCCATGACATCTGATCAACATCAGTCAGCAGTTGCCACAGGTGCATTAAATACAAGAACCCTAAGCTTAGATCATCCTTTAAGTCAGATTCCTATTGGTCTCTGCAACTCTTTCTGGAGAAACAATCAATATCATCAACCACAgcaacatcatcatcaccatcagcagcaacaacaacagcatcagcagcagcagcagggaTTGTTAGTTGGTGAGGTTCAAAACTCTGGGGTTCAAGAGCTGTACCAGAGGTTAAGATCATCTTCAAATTACTACACTGATCATCATTCCCAGATGGGTTTCAGCAATGTGGCTTCTTCCACACCATCTTCTTCAGCAATCTTGGAACCAAATCAAGTTTCTGGTGGGGAATTAGGTTATTGGAGTACTCCTTCATTCTCATGGTCTGATCTACCCACCACCAATGGTGCATTCCCTTAAGAATCTAATTATTATCTCATCTCTTCCTTGACAAACTAATTATCTCATCTCTTTCCTTCAtcaattgttgttgttgttgttgttgcttgtTTGGGGTTATGGTCTTTTTATGTTATTACTTCTTGATGtctttgtgtgtatgtgtgcttAGCTTGTTAATTAGTATgtaaaactctctctctctctctctctctctctctctctctccccccctctccaaaaaaaataaagtaggtTTTGGTGAGTGTTTTTGAtttaaatgcaaaaaaaaaaaaaaaacaatgttgTCACACATTGAAGTCTCTACTACTAATTTGAAACTCTTTACAGTGTTTAAAGTtagattctttttcctttttcaaataCCTTTCGGTGGCAAATGCTGTGTCAGGTTTTGGGAATATAAGCTTGGAGTACTTTCTACTGTTTCATTTCAGCTTTTATTTAGatatatgaagaagaagaagtaatggTGGATTTGGGGTTTTATTAGTTTCTTCAGTTGAAGCTAGCTTGTAGGGTTTTGGGTtaacatagaagaagaagaagaagaagaagaagaagtaatggtggtggtgggtagaGTAGTACACATTACACAGAGAGATTCCCTTCTTCATAATGTTATAAAGAATAAAATGGTGATTAAGTAGTAAAAGCAGCCTTTAGAAAGCACTGCCAAAACCATCAACTTGATTCGATTTTTTACAGTCCCAGAAGGGTTCCTTTGCAGCCTTTAAAGCCCTCatactagagagagagagagagggtttgcATCCATCTGATGTTGCATGCTTTCATTGAAACTCGAAATTATATAAATTCTTCCTTTCAGTTCTGAAACACATACAAAGCTATTTATTTACATTATATTTGGGTTTCACAAGCTCGAATATCTcgaggatctctctctctctttctctctctgattTCACTGTAGGGTTAACATGTAACAAGATAAGGTTGACTTTACAGATGGTCTCCCTCATTACATACTAAAATTCTTCTCCATATCAATCAAATTTTCTTGCAAATTTGACTAGGGTTTTCCTTAGAAGGgaagattaaagaaaaataatttcttttttaggtgTTAATCAATTGATTAATTTAATCTCCTCCAACCCTTAGAAATATGTGGGCTTTGTTAGAAAACAATACCTTAGCTTCAAATTAACTTATAAGCTGCC harbors:
- the LOC122657621 gene encoding dof zinc finger protein DOF5.7-like, translating into MIQELFGGGATTLVRERNISINGILEGSSSPSPSPSSSANTITTAATTTATPNTTAATSSSTSQSLDHQNLRCPRCDSSNTKFCYYNNYNLTQPRHFCKTCRRYWTKGGALRNVPIGGGCRKNKNSSVSISTGKSSGGKVKTASDIVKGNIGCSFDHEPHSNNPILWASPQNSQLLALLKASQNPNPMGSPMTSDQHQSAVATGALNTRTLSLDHPLSQIPIGLCNSFWRNNQYHQPQQHHHHHQQQQQQHQQQQQGLLVGEVQNSGVQELYQRLRSSSNYYTDHHSQMGFSNVASSTPSSSAILEPNQVSGGELGYWSTPSFSWSDLPTTNGAFP